In Perognathus longimembris pacificus isolate PPM17 chromosome 23, ASM2315922v1, whole genome shotgun sequence, a single genomic region encodes these proteins:
- the LOC125341065 gene encoding integrin alpha-X-like codes for MSGLCTALLLSMGFAVSLGFNLEVENLMSFQMGSTGFGYSVVQYDSSWVVVGAPHEMKATNQRGGLYKCDYATGQCQPIQLQVPPEAVNMSLGLSLAAASNASQLLACGPTLQKECRENIHLNGLCFLLAPSFQQKERLPMFQRECPKQEQDIVFLIDGSGSIQPNDFTKMLNFVKSVMSQFQGSGAQFSLVQFSYSVQVHFTFSGYAKSSDPQSLLNNIHQQKSNTRTATAIDTVRKDVFSAEKGARTDATKILIVITDGRKYGDNKEYSEVIPPANAAGIIRYAIGVGEAFQTPESWNELNTIASSPPQDYVFNVENFDALKQIQKQLKDKIFAIEGTGTGSSSSFELEMSQEGFSAAFTPDGPVLGAVGSFDWSGGAFLHSPTRPATFINMSKENVDMRDAYLGYSTQVVLWKGARSLVMGAPRYQHTGKVVMFTQESGQWQPNAEITGTQIGSYFGASLCSVDVNGDGNTDLILIGAPHYYEQTRGGQVSVCPMPRGRAPWRCVSVLRGEQGHFLGRFGAAMTVLGDVNWDKLTDVAVGAPGEQENRGAVYIFHGTPGLGLGPAHTQRIAASQLSSSLQYFGQSLSGGQDLTRDGLVDLAVGSRGRVLLLRTRPILRVSANIRFSPAEISRTVFQCQNHQATVQTLGRADVCLHVTESSKQQLGNLQSSMTFDLALDPGRPIPRAIFKDTKTRILTWNEVLGLSSHCKQVELLLPDCVEDAVTPITLRLNFSLVGLPLSSFKNLTPMLDKNMKTYYTASLPFEKNCGADHICQDDLGVTFDFSGLQTVVVGSTLDLNVNVTVSNDGEDSYGTTVTFIYPAGLSYRRVTGSQSSLHQRPLTLTCGSAQTQDLNIRRTSCHIGHVIFYGGTQIFFLATFDVSPKAMLGDKLLMTANVTSENNSPRTSKSTLQQELPVKYAVYAVVSSLEDSTKYLNFSATEHELSGMVKHGYQAHNLGQRDLPVSIHFWVPVEVGGTAVWTEVKLHPQNPSIQCSSERIVPKQSDFRASMKEDPVLNCSIADCLRFRCDIPSFGIQEQLDFLLQGNLSFGWVSKTLQKKVLVTTVAEITFDTAVYSQLPGQEAFLRAQVKTVLENYEVPNPIPLIVGSSVGGLLLLALITAALYKVGFFNRQYKKMMEEANGQQKAVPENGVAEAFTENGLGFFKQQYKDMMGEDAVQETPPQ; via the exons ATGAGCGGGCTGTGCACTGCTCTCCTCCTGAGTATGG GTTTTGCTGTTTCTCTGGGCTTCAATCTGGAGGTAGAAAATCTGATGAGCTTTCAGATGGGAAGTACCGGGTTTGGATACAGTGTGGTCCAATATGACAGTTCCTG GGTGGTGGTTGGAGCCCCCCATGAGATGAAGGCCACCAACCAAAGAGGCGGCCTCTACAAGTGTGACTATGCCACAGGGCAGTGTCAGCCCATCCAGCTGCAGG TGCCCCCCGAGGCTGTGAACATGTCCTTAGGCCTGTCCCTGGCAGCTGCCTCCAATGCCTCCCAGCTTCTG GCCTGTGGCCCCACGTTACAGAAGGAATGCAGAGAGAATATCCATTTGAACGGGTTATGCTTCCTGCTGGCCCCATCTTTCCAGCAGAAAGAAAGGCTCCCAATGTTCCAGCGGG AGTGTCCCAAGCAGGAACAGGATATTGTATTCCTCATCGATGGCTCTGGAAGCATCCAGCCTAATGACTTCACCAAAATGCTAAACTTCGTGAAGTCTGTGATGAGCCAGTTTCAGGGATCTGGTGCTCAG TTCTCCCTGGTGCAGTTCTCCTACAGCGTCCAGGTACACTTTACGTTCAGTGGGTATGCCAAAAGTTCAGACCCCCAGAGCCTGCTGAACAATATACATCAGCAAAAATCAAACACCAGAACTGCCACAGCAATTGATACAGTCAG AAAGGACGTGTTCAGTGCTGAAAAAGGAGCCCGCACAGATGCCACCAAGATCCTCATCGTTATTACAGATGGCAGGAAATATGGTGACAACAAGGAGTATTCCGAAGTGATACCTCCGGCCAACGCCGCGGGCATCATCCGCTATGCCATCGGG GTTGGAGAGGCTTTTCAAACGCCAGAATCTTGGAACGAGCTAAATACCATCGCCTCAAGTCCTCCCCAGGACTATGTATTTAATGTGGAGAACTTTGATGCACTGAAGCAGATTCAAAAACAGCTGAAAGACAAGATCTTTGCCATCGAGG GTACAGGGACCGGGAGCAGTAGTTCCTTTGAACTGGAGATGTCCCAGGAAGGCTTCAGTGCGGCCTTCACCCCT GATGGACCAGTGTTGGGGGCCGTGGGTAGCTTCGACTGGTCCGGAGGTGCCTTCCTGCACTCCCCCACTAGGCCTGCCACTTTCATCAACATGTCTAAGGAGAATGTGGACATGAGGGATGCCTACCTAG GTTACTCCACCCAGGTGGTCCTGTGGAAGGGGGCGCGGAGCCTGGTCATGGGGGCCCCTCGTTACCAGCACACGGGGAAGGTTGTCATGTTCACCCAGGAATCGGGGCAATGGCAGCCAAATGCTGAAATCACAGGGACCCAG ATTGGCTCCTACTTTGGAGCCTCCCTGTGCTCTGTGGATGTCAATGGAGATGGCAACACTGACCTGATCCTCATTGGGGCCCCCCATTACTATGAGCAGACCCGAGGGGGCCAGGTGTCTGTGTGCCCGATGCCCAGGGGG AGGGCTCCGTGGCGGTGTGTGTCTGTTCTCCGAGGGGAACAGGGCCATTTCTTGGGCCGCTTTGGCGCGGCCATGACCGTGCTTGGGGATGTGAACTGGGACAAGCTGACAGACGTGGCCGTTGGGGCTCCAGGAGAGCAGGAGAACCGCGGTGCTGTTTACATCTTTCATGGCaccccaggcctgggcttgggccCTGCACACACCCAG AGGATTGCAGCCTCCCAGCTCTCCTCCAGCCTCCAGTATTTTGGGCAGTCGCTGAGCGGgggtcaggacctcacccgggatGGACTGGTGGACCTGGCCGTGGGGTCCCGGGGCCGTGTGCTGCTGCTCAG GACCAGACCCATCCTCCGGGTGTCTGCAAACATCCGCTTCTCACCTGCAGAGATCTCCAGGACTGTGTTCCAGTGTCAGAACCACCAAGCCACCGTCCAGACACTGGGCCGTGCCGATGTCTGCCTTCATGTTACTGAAAGTTCTAAGCAGCAGCTAG GCAACCTTCAGAGCTCCATGACCTTTGACCTGGCCTTGGACCCTGGCCGTCCAATTCCCCGTGCCATCTTCAAGGACACAAAGACACGGATTCTGACCTGGAATGAAGTCCTTGGACTGAGCTCGCATTGCAAACAAGTGGAATTACTCCTCCCG GACTGCGTGGAGGACGCGGTGACCCCCATCACCTTGCGCCTCAACTTCTCTCTAGTGGGCCTGCCCCTGTCTTCCTTCAAAAATCTCACTCCTATGTTGGATAAGAACATGAAGACCTACTACACGGCTTCT CTCCCCTTTGAGAAGAACTGTGGAGCTGACCACATCTGCCAGGATGACCTTGGTGTCACCTTCGACTTCTCAGG CCTGCAGACTGTGGTGGTGGGAAGCACCCTAGACCTAAATGTGAACGTGACAGTGTCCAACGATGGCGAGGATTCCTACGGGACCACGGTCACCTTCATCTACCCAGCAGGGCTGTCCTATCGGCGAGTGACTGGCAGCCAG AGCTCGCTGCATCAGCGCCCACTCACCCTGACCTGtggcagcgcccagacccaggATCTGAACATCAGGAGGACCAGCTGCCACATCGGCCATGTCATCTTCTACGGTGGCACACAG ATTTTCTTCTTGGCTACTTTTGATGTCTCCCCCAAAGCCATGTTGGGAGACAAGCTACTCATGACAGCCAATGTGACCAG TGAGAACAActcacccaggaccagcaagagcACCTTGCAGCAGGAGCTGCCGGTGAAGTACGCGGTCTATGCTGTGGTCAGCAG CTTGGAGGATTCCACCAAATACCTCAACTTCTCAGCCACAGAGCACGAGCTGAGCGGCATGGTGAAGCACGGATACCAG GCACATAACCTGGGACAGAGGGATCTGCCCGTGAGCATCCACTTCTGGGTACCTGTAGAAGTAGGCGGGACAGCTGTGTGGACGGAAGTGAAGCTACACCCCCAG aaccCATCTATCCAGTGCTCTTCGGAGAGAATAGTTCCCAAGCAGTCTGACTTCCGGGCCAGTATGAAGGAAGATCCCGTGCTG AACTGCTCCATTGCAGACTGCCTGAGGTTCCGCTGTGACATCCCCTCCTTTGGCATCCAGGAGCAGCTGGACTTCCTCCTGCAGGGCAACCTCAGCTTTGGCTGGGTCAGCAAG ACATTGCAGAAGAAGGTGTTGGTCACAACGGTGGCTGAGATCACGTTCGACACAGCCGtgtattcccagctcccaggccaGGAGGCGTTTCTGAGGGCCCAG